A section of the Streptobacillus ratti genome encodes:
- the ligA gene encoding NAD-dependent DNA ligase LigA — translation MLLFNLDNKEEKKKEYEKLIKDIQIFNHHYYNLDESLISDQEYDELLKKVELLEKEFPELKLENSPTEIIGGKSSDKFKKVRHKKSMLSLANTYSMEDLKAFDQRVKKEVGSNVEYILELKLDGLSISLIYEKGRLIQAITRGDGSVGEDVTENVIQISSIPKILKDEIDLEVRGEIVLPLKEFERINREREENGETVFANPRNVASGTIRQLDYSIVKDRNLDCYLYYLVDSEKYGLNTQLESIEYIKKLGFKTTGVFVKCSKIEDLEKEIQYWDNNRKKLEYETDGLVIKVNEYYLHNLLGYTAKSPRWAIAYKFKAEQKETKMLDISFQVGRTGVITPVAELEPVHISGSVLRRASLHNIDEIKRLGLKIGDTVIVEKAAEIIPQVVKVLVEKRTGVEKDIEVIKNCPSCNSVVIKEEGQVALKCKNPNCIEKLKRKIEYFVSRDALNIQGLGNRIVDRFVDLGYIKSVTDIFKLENYKEELIKLDKMGAKSIEKLLNNIEEAKHISFDKLFYSLGIEYVGKTTSKLVVSHFGNIENIINANLEELVLIEGIGDKVSSSIYSYFKDSENISLINEIKNIGFNLSFEKEQILNNNFITNKKFLATGKFINYKREEIKEIIEKNGGIYLSSVSKNLDYLIIGEKAGSKLEKAEKLGIKVITEEEFLKLSELKG, via the coding sequence TTAATAAAAGATATACAAATATTCAATCATCATTACTATAACCTAGATGAAAGTTTGATTTCAGATCAAGAATATGATGAATTATTAAAAAAAGTAGAATTGTTAGAAAAAGAATTTCCTGAATTAAAACTAGAAAATTCCCCAACAGAAATTATAGGGGGAAAATCTAGTGATAAATTCAAAAAGGTAAGACATAAAAAATCTATGTTAAGTCTTGCTAATACATATTCTATGGAAGATTTAAAAGCTTTTGATCAGAGGGTGAAAAAAGAAGTTGGTAGTAATGTTGAGTACATTTTAGAATTAAAACTAGATGGATTGAGTATTAGTTTAATTTATGAAAAAGGTAGATTAATACAAGCAATTACTCGTGGAGATGGTAGTGTAGGAGAAGATGTTACTGAAAATGTAATACAAATATCAAGTATTCCTAAAATATTAAAAGATGAAATTGATTTAGAAGTAAGAGGAGAAATAGTTTTACCTCTTAAAGAGTTTGAAAGAATTAATAGGGAAAGAGAAGAAAATGGAGAAACAGTTTTTGCTAATCCAAGAAATGTAGCTTCTGGAACTATTAGACAACTTGATTATTCTATAGTTAAAGATAGAAATCTTGATTGTTATTTATACTATTTAGTTGATTCTGAAAAATATGGTTTAAATACACAATTAGAGTCTATAGAATATATTAAAAAACTTGGATTTAAAACTACAGGAGTATTTGTTAAATGTAGTAAAATTGAAGATTTAGAAAAAGAAATTCAATATTGGGATAATAATAGAAAAAAATTAGAGTATGAAACAGATGGCTTAGTAATTAAGGTAAATGAATATTATTTACATAATTTACTAGGTTATACTGCAAAATCTCCAAGATGGGCAATTGCATATAAGTTTAAGGCTGAACAAAAAGAAACCAAAATGTTAGATATAAGTTTTCAAGTAGGTAGAACAGGGGTAATTACACCTGTTGCTGAATTAGAGCCAGTACATATATCTGGTTCTGTTTTAAGACGTGCATCTTTACATAATATTGATGAAATAAAAAGGTTAGGATTAAAAATTGGAGATACTGTAATAGTTGAAAAGGCTGCTGAAATTATACCACAAGTAGTAAAGGTATTAGTAGAAAAAAGAACTGGTGTTGAAAAAGACATTGAAGTTATAAAAAACTGTCCTAGTTGTAATAGTGTTGTAATTAAGGAAGAAGGACAAGTAGCACTTAAATGTAAAAATCCTAATTGTATAGAAAAATTAAAAAGAAAGATTGAATATTTTGTAAGTAGAGATGCTTTAAACATTCAAGGTTTAGGAAATAGAATAGTTGATAGATTTGTAGATTTAGGATACATTAAATCTGTTACAGATATATTTAAACTTGAAAACTATAAAGAAGAATTAATAAAATTAGATAAAATGGGAGCTAAAAGTATTGAAAAACTTTTAAATAATATAGAAGAGGCTAAACATATAAGTTTTGATAAACTATTTTATTCTTTAGGTATAGAATATGTTGGTAAAACTACATCAAAATTAGTTGTATCACATTTTGGTAATATAGAAAATATTATTAATGCTAATTTAGAGGAACTTGTATTAATAGAGGGCATAGGAGATAAAGTAAGTTCATCTATATATAGTTATTTTAAGGATAGTGAAAATATATCTTTAATAAATGAAATTAAAAATATAGGCTTTAACCTAAGTTTTGAAAAAGAACAAATATTAAATAATAATTTTATAACTAATAAAAAGTTTTTAGCTACTGGTAAATTTATAAATTACAAACGTGAAGAAATTAAAGAGATTATTGAGAAAAACGGTGGTATTTATTTATCAAGTGTAAGTAAAAATTTAGATTATTTAATAATAGGAGAAAAAGCTGGTTCCAAATTAGAAAAAGCAGAAAAATTAGGGATTAAAGTTATAACAGAAGAAGAATTTTTAAAATTAAGTGAATTGAAAGGTTGA
- a CDS encoding Fur family transcriptional regulator gives MQKIEKYLKEKGIKPSIHRIKIFDYLNSNHVHPTADKIYKDLLPELPTLSKTTVYNTLNLFVENKIANAIVIEGNEIRYDVENYPHGHFKCLKCNKMIDFKIDYYKKDLEKLGNISIDEVMFYIKGLCENCKDK, from the coding sequence ATGCAAAAAATAGAAAAATATTTGAAAGAAAAAGGAATTAAACCCTCGATACATAGAATTAAAATATTTGATTATCTTAATTCAAATCATGTACACCCAACTGCGGATAAAATATATAAAGATTTATTGCCAGAATTACCTACATTGTCAAAAACAACAGTATATAATACTTTAAATCTTTTTGTAGAAAATAAGATTGCAAATGCTATTGTAATAGAGGGAAATGAAATAAGATATGATGTAGAAAATTATCCACATGGACATTTTAAGTGTTTAAAATGTAATAAAATGATTGATTTTAAAATAGATTATTATAAAAAAGATTTAGAAAAATTAGGTAATATTTCCATAGATGAAGTAATGTTTTATATTAAAGGTTTATGTGAAAATTGCAAAGATAAATAA
- the asnA gene encoding aspartate--ammonia ligase: protein MNLLIPNGYKTSLDIMQTEIAIKEIKDFFERGLADALNLTRISAPLFVVKSTGLNDDLSGIERPVSFDMKEEPNNTIEIIHSLAKWKRMALKRYGIKENYGIYTDMNAIRRDEDLDNTHSIYVDQWDWELVISKETRDRGIEFLKEVVTKIYKVFLATESYVNMKYHDLKQLLPNDIYFLTSQELEDMYPNLSSKERENEITKKHKAVFLMQIGKTLNSGEKHDGRAPDYDDWELNGDILVWNDILKSAFELSSMGIRVDKETLKKQLKLSGNQDKENLDYHRMLLNNQLPLTIGGGLGQSRICMFLLQKAHIGEVQASIWTKEIEEECLKNGINLL, encoded by the coding sequence ATGAATTTATTAATACCAAATGGATATAAAACTAGTTTAGATATTATGCAAACAGAGATTGCAATTAAAGAAATAAAAGATTTTTTTGAAAGAGGTTTAGCAGATGCCCTAAATTTAACAAGAATTTCTGCTCCTTTATTTGTCGTAAAATCTACAGGATTAAATGATGATTTAAGTGGAATTGAAAGACCAGTATCATTTGATATGAAAGAAGAACCAAATAATACAATAGAAATTATACATTCTCTTGCAAAATGGAAAAGAATGGCTTTAAAAAGATATGGAATTAAGGAAAATTATGGTATCTATACAGATATGAATGCTATTAGACGTGATGAAGATTTAGATAATACTCATTCTATATATGTAGACCAATGGGATTGGGAGTTAGTTATTTCAAAAGAAACTAGAGATAGAGGAATAGAATTTTTAAAAGAAGTAGTAACTAAGATTTATAAAGTATTTTTAGCTACAGAATCATATGTTAATATGAAATATCATGATTTAAAACAATTACTTCCTAATGATATTTATTTCTTAACTTCTCAAGAACTTGAAGATATGTATCCAAATTTAAGTTCAAAAGAAAGAGAAAATGAAATTACTAAAAAACATAAGGCAGTATTTTTAATGCAAATAGGAAAGACATTAAATAGTGGAGAAAAACATGATGGAAGAGCTCCAGATTACGATGATTGGGAATTAAATGGAGATATATTAGTATGGAATGATATTTTAAAATCTGCCTTTGAATTATCATCTATGGGAATTAGAGTAGATAAGGAAACATTAAAAAAACAATTAAAACTTTCAGGTAATCAAGATAAAGAAAATTTAGATTACCATAGAATGTTATTAAATAATCAATTACCTTTAACAATAGGTGGAGGACTAGGTCAATCAAGAATTTGTATGTTTTTATTACAAAAAGCACATATAGGAGAAGTTCAAGCATCTATATGGACTAAAGAAATAGAAGAAGAATGTTTAAAAAATGGAATAAATTTACTATAA